The DNA region AAAGAATTTTCTATGGGTAAGTTCCAGACTGCTGTAGCACAGATCAATACCGTTGATATAGACGGGTTACTTAATAATAGAGAAAATCTGGAATCTGCTATGAATGGGATGATAGATGAAAATAACTATGACTTATTCCTGCTGGTTATGACCGATATAGTTAATAACGGTTCTAAAATTCTTGCATTGGGAAATTCTACCGAATTAGTAGAAAAAGGATTTAATGTAGAATTAGAAACTGGGACTGCCTGGCTGGATGGTGTAGTTTCAAGAAAAAAACAAATCGTTCCATTTCTTATGGCTGCCAGCCAGGGAATGTAGGGTTTATTATGGAAGAGGAGATAGCTGACCGCTATCTCCTCTTTTTATACTAATATTTTTATTTTACAGTGCTTCCTCTAGAATCTCCCTTGTTATCTCCAAAGTCTGGTCTCCCCTTTCTGATAATTTTACCATCCCATGTGATTTTAGAGAACCGATAATATTGTCTATATCATCTTCCCCTATTCCATGATCTGACAGCTTAGTTGTAATACCTAAACTATGGAAAAACTCCTCGGTTTTTTTGATAGCTGAATCCACCTTTTCTTCATCACTTCCCTCTCTTAAGTTCCATACTCTCTCTGCATATTGTAGGAGTTTTTCGAACTTTTCAGCCTTCCTTACCTTCCAGGTAGCAGGCAGGATCGTAGCCAGGGTCTTGGCGTGATCTACTCCAAATATTGCTGTCAAATCATGTCCTATCATGTGTACCGACCAGTCCTGCGGTACTCCGGCACCAATAAGCCCATTGAGCCCCATTGTAGCTGACCATACCAAGTTTGCCCTGGCCTCATAGTTGGTAGGATTTTCTATAGTTTCCTCACCTATCTCTATCAATGTCTGCAAAATCCCCTCAGCAGTCCTGTCCTGGAACTTAGCATCTACCGGATAGGTAACATATTGTTCCACTGTATGGATGAATGTATCTACAATTCCATTGGCAATCTGAGTTTTAGGTAAAGTATATGTAAGCTCAGGATCTAAGATGGAAAATATTGGAAATGATTTACTGCTGGAAACAACCAGCTTATCCTTTCCATGACTTATTACTGCTCCATTGTTCATCTCTGAACCTGTTGCCGGTAAAGTTACCACAGTTCCAAATGGAATAGTCCTTTCCACAGGAACTCCTCTGAACCCAAAGCTTAATAACTCTTCCTCTTTTCCAATATACTCATCCTTGCAGGAAGCTATTCCTATAAATTTAGTCCCGTCCATAACGGAACCTCCTCCAACAGCCAGGATGAAATCGATCTTCTCCTCCCTTACTAGTTTCACAGCTTTCATCAGAGTCTCAAACTTAGGGTTGGGTTCTATCCCTCCAAATTCAAATACTTCCCTCTTTGATTTTTTTAACTCATCTATCACCTTGTCCAAAGTTCCAAACTTCTTTACCGATCCCCCGCCATATGTGATAAGTACACGGGAATTTTTCGGTACCAAACCATCCAACTGCTTCATCTGACCCTTCCCGAATACAATCTCTGTTGGGTTATAAAATTTAAAATTTAACATCTTTTCCTCCTTGTACGGTTAATTCATGAATTAACCCTTCATAAATTCAAAACCTTTTAATTTCCTATACATTGAGTATACATCTTAAACCATGGTTTAAGGCAATTTTTTTTAGGAACGTGACGTTCCATCCAATTAGGCACAATCTAAGCTTTCAAATTCTTTAATATATCCATAAAAATTTTAACTTTCTAAATAACAAAAGCCTCCTAAAAGTATGAATACTTCTAGGAGGCTTTTTTGTTTATACTTTTCCACTTGTCTTTGGTTTCCTTGTATCACATTTAAAATTCATTCTAATTAGAATTGATTTTAATACTCGTGAATCGGGAGACCAATAGGAAGGAAGAGTTTCTATTCTATTATTTCGACATTTCCAAAGTACCAAGTACCTAAAATATCTCTTTCCCAGTTTTTAACCTTATCTTTAACCATGATTACACCTGTATAGTAGTAGATAGGCATAGTGATTAATTCATCCATCATGATTTTTTCGGCACCATAAAGATCTTTATCTCTAGCTTCACCTTGAGCTACCTTTGAATTTTCGATCAATGCATCAAATTTCTTATTCTCAGGGAAATCTCCTTTAGTGTAATTCCATTGTGCATCGTTGTTTCCAGAGTAAGAAGTCCATAGATCTAAGAATGTCATAGGGTCGTTGTAGTCCCCGATCCATCCAGCTCTTGCCACTTCAAAGTTTCCTACATGTCTAGTATCTTGGAATACTGCCCACTCTTGATTTACTAAGTTAACTTCGATTCCTAAGTTTTTCTTCCACATCTCTTGAATTGCTTCTGCAATTGCCTTATGTCCTTCATTTGTGTTATAGATAAGCTCAACTGGAGCCATTCCTTCACCATTTGGATATCCGGCCTTAGCTAAATATTCTTTTGCTTTTTCAACATCAGCAGTAGTAGAAATTCCGTAATCTCCTGCAGTTGCTCTAAAGTCATTTCCTTTTGAATCCACTAATCCAGTTGGAACAAATCCAGTAGCTGGCTGCTGCCCAGCCTTTGTTACTTCTGTTACTATCTCTTCCCTGTCGATAGCTAAAGTAAGAGCTTTTCTTACATTGATATCGTTAGTTGGCGCTTTATTTACATTAAATATATAGTAGTATGTTCCTAAAAATGGAACTATATGGAAAGTTGGATCTTCCACCTGTCTCTTAGGAATTTCTTGTACAGGCACTTGGTTAGAACCTAAAACATCTATTTCATTGTTATCATAAGCTGTTAATGCTGTTCCACTATCCACTATCATTGTCAGAACGATCTTGTCTAATTTAACACTGTCTTTATTCCAGTAGTGTTCATTTGGAACTAAGATAACCTTATCATTCATATGGTATTCAGAAATCTTGAATGGCCCATTTGAAAGTGTTATGCTAGGATCCTTTGCCCATCCTTCAGGTTTTTGAACTACTGCATCTTCCCTAACCGGCATAAATGTATAGAAAGTGATTAGGTTTAAAAAGTATGCTGTAGGAGCTTTTAAAGTTACTTTAAAGGTATGGTCATCCACTGCTTCTAATCCTACATCCTCTTTAGTTCCTTTACCTTCAAAAAACTCCTGTCCGCCTTTGATATAGTAAAGTTGGAATGAATATTCAGAAGCTACTGCCGGGTCTAATGCTCTTAACCAGGCATATTTATAATCTGCTGCTGTTACAGGTTTTCCATCGGACCATTTAGCATCTTTTCTAAGATGGAATGTATAAGTCATCTTATCATCTGAAATCTCTACAGATTCTGCCCCTGCTGGCTGAGCTTTTCCATTGGCATCTACCCTCATAAGACCTTCGAAGGTATTGTTTACAACTATTCCACCATCTGTTGCAGAGTTCAGTTGAGGATCCACAGATTTTGGATCTGCTCCTAAGTTAAATGTCATTACCTGTTCCATTTGTTTTTCCACTGCTGCTGTATCCGTTTCCTTAGGCTGCTCTTTTTCCCCTCCACAAGCAGTCAGTAATACTGCCATCAGAAGTGTCACTACATAAAAGATTTTCTTCATAAATTTCCTCCTCAAATAAATTGATAAACGCTGTTACTAAAAAAAACTAATCATTAAAACGATAAGTCATTATACCTATTACTTCTATAGAATCCTTTATTTTTTTGTGCCATCATAAAATTGTCTGGAAAAATGACAAGCTACAAACCTTCCAGGAGCTATTTCCTCTAACAATGGTTCCTTTTCACTGCAGATTTCCTCTGCATATTTACACCTGGTTCTAAACCTGCATCCACTAGGCGGATTGAGTGGGCTGGGTACATCTCCCTTTAATATTTCCCTGTCCATTTTGGCATTCAATTCTGGATCTGGGATAGGTATAGATGAAAGCAGTGCTCTGGTATATGGATGGATAGGTTTATCATAGAGAGGATCTGATTCTGCTATTTCTACCATCTTTCCTAAATACAGTACCCCTATCCTATCTGAGATGTGTTTTACCATGGACAGATCATGAGCTATAAATAGATAGGTCAATCCCAATTTTTTCTGTAAATCATCCAGCATATTTACCACCTGAGCCTGGATAGATACATCCAGTGCTGAGATCGGTTCATCACAGATTATAAATTCTGGTTCTACAGCCAGTGCACGAGCTATTCCTATCCTCTGCCTTTGTCCTCCACTAAATTCATGGGGATATCTGCTGGCATGTTCCTTACTGAGCCCTACTGTATCCAATAGTTCATATATTCTTTTCTGCCTCGCTTCACCCTTTGCCAGGTTGTGGATATCCAGAGGTTCTCCTATGATATCTCCTACTGTCATCCTGGTATTCAGTGACGCATATGGATCTTGAAAGATCATCTGGATCTTTCTTCTGTAGGGCTCTAATTCCCTTTCATTAAGGTGGCTTATATTTTTACCATCGTAGATTATATCCCCGCCGGTTACATCATATAGCCTTATTATAGTTCTTCCAGTTGTAGATTTCCCGCATCCTGACTCCCCTACCAGTCCAAAAGTTTCACCTTTTTTTATATGAAAACTAACATCATCCACAGCTTTTAGATGCTGCATCTTTTTTTTGAAAAAACCTTTATTTTTAGAAAAATATTTTTTTAGATTTTTTATCTCTATCAGAGTATTGTCATTTTTATTTTCCATCTATCTTACCCCTCCCTTTAATTCCGTCTTAGGAGAATCTGGATGAAGTAACCAGCACATAGATTTATGCCCTTCTCCGCAGTTGAAAAATTCCGGCCGTTCCTCCATACATATATTCATAGCATGTTCACACCTTGCTGCAAATGGGCATCCCTTTGGAGGGTGTAATAAATCTGGAGGTGTCCCATCTATGGGTACCAGCCTTTCTTTATGTTCTATCTTAGGGATAGACTTTAATAATCCTACTGTATATGGATGTTTTGGATTATAGAAGATATCCTCTACCTTTCCTTCCTCCATGATAAGTCCCCCGTACATAACCAATACCCTGGAACAGACATCAGCCACTACCCCCAGATCATGGGTTATGAGTACTATCGATGTATTTAATTTATCCTTCAGTTCCTTCATAAGATCTAATATTTGAGCCTGGATAGTAACATCCAGTGCTGTGGTTGGTTCATCGGCAATAAGCAGATCCGGCTCACATGAAAGAGCTATGGCAATCATTACCCTTTGTCTCATCCCTCCACTGAATTCATGGGGATAAGCGTTTATCCTTTTTGTCGGGTCAGGTATTCCTACTAATTCTAACATCTCAATGGCCTTTTTCAGAGCCTCAGCTTTAGACAGGTTTTGATGTTTTCTAATAGCCTCCATAATCTGGTCCCCTACAGTATATACAGGATTTAATGAGGTCATTGGATCCTGAAATATCATAGCTATCTCATTTCCCCTTATACTCATCATCTCTTTCTTATTTTTCTTTAAGAGATCTTCCCCTTTGAATACTATCTCACCACTTTTTACAGTTCCCGGATATTGCAGCAGTCCCATTACAGACATAGAGGTGATACTCTTTCCACTTCCTGATTCCCCTACAATTCCCAAGGCTTCTCCTTTATTTAAACTATAACTTACACCTCTTACAGCCTGTACTTCCCCTAGGTGGGTAAAAAATGAAGTTTTTACGTCCTTAAGTTCAATTAATTTTTCCATGTTTCCCCCCTATTTTCTCAATCTCGGATCCAACGCATCTCTAAGTCCATCCCCTAAAAAGTTAAATGCAAGCATTGTTATACTTATTGCCATTGCTGGAAAAAGTAATTGATATGGATAAGTTCTTATTCCTGCCAAGGCATCACTGGCCAAGGTTCCCCACGATGCTTGAGGTGCACTTACTCCAAGCCCTATAAAACTTAAAAATGATTCTGTAAATATTGCGTTTGGTATCATCATAGTCAGTGATACGATGATAGGTCCCATTGCATTTGGTATGATGTGTCTGCTGAGGATCCTAAAATTTTTGGCTCCTAGAGTTTTTGCAGCCATAACATATTCATGCTGTTTTATACTTAAGGTCTGCCCCCTTACAATCCTTGCCATCCTAACCCAGAAGGTAATTCCCATGGCTATTATAATTGTTTTTAATCCTGGAGCAATGATTACCATAAGTAAAATTACATACAGCAGTAATGGAATTGTACTTATTATATCCATTATTCTCGTCATTACTGCGTCTACTCTCCCACCTAAATATCCGG from Psychrilyobacter piezotolerans includes:
- a CDS encoding ABC transporter ATP-binding protein; the protein is MENKNDNTLIEIKNLKKYFSKNKGFFKKKMQHLKAVDDVSFHIKKGETFGLVGESGCGKSTTGRTIIRLYDVTGGDIIYDGKNISHLNERELEPYRRKIQMIFQDPYASLNTRMTVGDIIGEPLDIHNLAKGEARQKRIYELLDTVGLSKEHASRYPHEFSGGQRQRIGIARALAVEPEFIICDEPISALDVSIQAQVVNMLDDLQKKLGLTYLFIAHDLSMVKHISDRIGVLYLGKMVEIAESDPLYDKPIHPYTRALLSSIPIPDPELNAKMDREILKGDVPSPLNPPSGCRFRTRCKYAEEICSEKEPLLEEIAPGRFVACHFSRQFYDGTKK
- a CDS encoding ABC transporter ATP-binding protein → MEKLIELKDVKTSFFTHLGEVQAVRGVSYSLNKGEALGIVGESGSGKSITSMSVMGLLQYPGTVKSGEIVFKGEDLLKKNKKEMMSIRGNEIAMIFQDPMTSLNPVYTVGDQIMEAIRKHQNLSKAEALKKAIEMLELVGIPDPTKRINAYPHEFSGGMRQRVMIAIALSCEPDLLIADEPTTALDVTIQAQILDLMKELKDKLNTSIVLITHDLGVVADVCSRVLVMYGGLIMEEGKVEDIFYNPKHPYTVGLLKSIPKIEHKERLVPIDGTPPDLLHPPKGCPFAARCEHAMNICMEERPEFFNCGEGHKSMCWLLHPDSPKTELKGGVR
- a CDS encoding iron-containing alcohol dehydrogenase; this encodes MLNFKFYNPTEIVFGKGQMKQLDGLVPKNSRVLITYGGGSVKKFGTLDKVIDELKKSKREVFEFGGIEPNPKFETLMKAVKLVREEKIDFILAVGGGSVMDGTKFIGIASCKDEYIGKEEELLSFGFRGVPVERTIPFGTVVTLPATGSEMNNGAVISHGKDKLVVSSSKSFPIFSILDPELTYTLPKTQIANGIVDTFIHTVEQYVTYPVDAKFQDRTAEGILQTLIEIGEETIENPTNYEARANLVWSATMGLNGLIGAGVPQDWSVHMIGHDLTAIFGVDHAKTLATILPATWKVRKAEKFEKLLQYAERVWNLREGSDEEKVDSAIKKTEEFFHSLGITTKLSDHGIGEDDIDNIIGSLKSHGMVKLSERGDQTLEITREILEEAL
- a CDS encoding peptide ABC transporter substrate-binding protein is translated as MKKIFYVVTLLMAVLLTACGGEKEQPKETDTAAVEKQMEQVMTFNLGADPKSVDPQLNSATDGGIVVNNTFEGLMRVDANGKAQPAGAESVEISDDKMTYTFHLRKDAKWSDGKPVTAADYKYAWLRALDPAVASEYSFQLYYIKGGQEFFEGKGTKEDVGLEAVDDHTFKVTLKAPTAYFLNLITFYTFMPVREDAVVQKPEGWAKDPSITLSNGPFKISEYHMNDKVILVPNEHYWNKDSVKLDKIVLTMIVDSGTALTAYDNNEIDVLGSNQVPVQEIPKRQVEDPTFHIVPFLGTYYYIFNVNKAPTNDINVRKALTLAIDREEIVTEVTKAGQQPATGFVPTGLVDSKGNDFRATAGDYGISTTADVEKAKEYLAKAGYPNGEGMAPVELIYNTNEGHKAIAEAIQEMWKKNLGIEVNLVNQEWAVFQDTRHVGNFEVARAGWIGDYNDPMTFLDLWTSYSGNNDAQWNYTKGDFPENKKFDALIENSKVAQGEARDKDLYGAEKIMMDELITMPIYYYTGVIMVKDKVKNWERDILGTWYFGNVEIIE